Proteins encoded within one genomic window of Brenneria nigrifluens DSM 30175 = ATCC 13028:
- the sctL gene encoding type III secretion system stator protein SctL — MLTTKTFATLPGASRDDAVIIPAERVAAHRRCRTLWEEANVQADTIVAQAHEHARTLCEQAVENAEATFWQQANALLQGIRQDREHLEQTMVTQAGQLLRDALAHLLDKTPAPSRYHALLRQLLKQQQGEIRGTLYCHPAQLTDVQHWLDGHPHLEWRLASDEMLDNDAMKLITAHGVMSLSWRRAAQLLIPPDHAAAM; from the coding sequence ATGCTGACGACAAAGACGTTTGCGACATTACCCGGCGCAAGTCGGGATGACGCGGTGATTATCCCGGCGGAGCGGGTTGCCGCACATCGGCGCTGTCGGACACTCTGGGAAGAGGCCAATGTGCAGGCCGATACGATCGTGGCGCAGGCGCATGAACATGCCAGAACGCTCTGTGAGCAGGCGGTAGAAAACGCAGAAGCAACGTTCTGGCAGCAGGCAAACGCGCTATTGCAAGGTATTCGGCAAGACAGGGAGCACCTTGAGCAGACCATGGTTACACAAGCCGGACAGCTGCTGCGCGATGCGCTGGCGCATTTGCTGGATAAAACGCCTGCGCCGTCGCGTTATCACGCTTTGCTGCGGCAGTTGTTGAAGCAACAGCAAGGGGAGATCCGGGGAACGCTGTACTGCCATCCCGCCCAGCTTACCGATGTACAGCACTGGCTGGACGGGCATCCGCATCTGGAGTGGCGTCTCGCCAGCGATGAGATGCTGGATAACGATGCCATGAAGCTGATTACGGCGCATGGTGTAATGTCGTTAAGCTGGCGGCGGGCGGCACAGCTGCTCATTCCTCCCGATCACGCCGCCGCTATGTGA
- a CDS encoding type III secretion protein HrpF: protein MSLNPIQRRLDAHLVDSQQQLDDIALNVAEGGASQADSYAFFEASMDYSNASWAVGQLLSVKHGLAKAIINDFN from the coding sequence ATGTCCCTTAACCCAATTCAGCGCCGCCTTGATGCGCACCTGGTCGATTCGCAGCAACAGCTGGATGATATTGCACTGAATGTTGCCGAAGGCGGTGCCAGTCAGGCGGATAGTTACGCTTTTTTTGAAGCCAGTATGGATTATTCCAATGCCAGTTGGGCTGTCGGGCAGCTGTTGAGCGTTAAACACGGTTTGGCAAAGGCCATCATCAATGACTTCAACTGA
- a CDS encoding type III secretion system chaperone → MTSTDVAAMLEHWLNGGTSMLKLEIDGGAVTIVRQSSGVACSAAIPLPVLPDELMLTRALQLADAAHAQFEDATAVLSLSPQDDQLWLWMRPDADDVMQLCRSLETLLNQRDVWLSLLAPRVKMPVSAPLNLNTLAFLQGERHA, encoded by the coding sequence ATGACTTCAACTGATGTAGCCGCGATGTTGGAACACTGGCTAAACGGCGGAACATCGATGCTGAAACTGGAGATTGACGGTGGCGCGGTGACCATTGTGCGGCAGTCTTCAGGTGTGGCGTGCAGCGCAGCCATTCCGCTGCCTGTGTTGCCGGATGAACTGATGCTGACACGGGCATTACAGCTGGCCGACGCGGCTCACGCACAGTTTGAGGATGCAACAGCGGTACTTTCGCTCTCACCGCAGGATGACCAGTTGTGGCTATGGATGCGGCCCGATGCCGATGACGTCATGCAGCTGTGCCGCAGTTTGGAAACCTTACTTAACCAACGGGACGTCTGGCTGAGCCTGCTCGCGCCGCGCGTGAAAATGCCGGTTTCCGCTCCACTGAATCTGAACACGCTGGCTTTTTTGCAAGGAGAACGACATGCGTAA
- the sctC gene encoding type III secretion system outer membrane ring subunit SctC → MRKGWVRNRSYSTLLAIYRWFCWAVVLMGIIPVNGMISLAHAATPPDWNKGAYAYSAEQTQLSAILTDFANSHGVDLVLGNITDNEVTAKIRADTPTLFLDRLALEHRFQWFVYNNALYVSPQDEQASVRLEISPDAAPDIKQALSGIGLLDSRFGWGELPEEGVVLVTGPQAYIDLIRNFSQQREKQDERRKVMIFPLRYASVSDRTLQYRDQKVTIPGVATILNELMDGQRAAPAGASGPMPVQPDTGMEAMRDSTRSLMTRLATRNSPGRSGEASGRVTLSGKISADVRNNALLIRDDEKRRAEYQQLVEHIDVPQNLVNIDAIILDVDRTALSRLEANWQAQLGNVSAGSTMMMGRSTLFVSDFKRFFADIQALEGEGTASIVANPSVLTLENQPAIVDFSRTAFITATGERVADIQPVTAGTSLQVTPRVIGEGAQRSIQLVIDIEDGQVETGREGEASGVKRGTVSTQALIGENRALVLGGFHVEESGDRDRRIPILGDIPLLGKLFTSTRHEVSRRERLFILTPHLVGDQTDPTRYVSSANRQQLNGAMNRVAQRNGKTDLYSLIESAFRDLASRQLPAGFQADSKGARLGEVCRSQPGLIYDSSRYQWYGNGQVRLSVGVVRNGGTQPQRFDEAACASSRTLAVAVWPKTTLAPGESSEVFLALQPALTPQPTRRNVLISQ, encoded by the coding sequence ATGCGTAAGGGATGGGTACGTAATCGATCGTATAGCACGCTGCTGGCGATCTATCGCTGGTTTTGCTGGGCGGTGGTACTAATGGGGATTATCCCGGTGAACGGGATGATTTCGCTGGCGCACGCCGCCACGCCACCCGACTGGAATAAGGGGGCGTATGCGTATTCTGCTGAGCAGACGCAGCTGTCTGCCATTTTGACGGATTTCGCCAACAGCCACGGCGTAGATTTGGTGCTGGGCAACATTACGGACAATGAGGTTACGGCGAAAATCCGTGCGGATACTCCCACGCTATTTCTCGACAGGCTGGCGCTGGAGCATCGCTTTCAGTGGTTCGTGTATAACAATGCGCTGTATGTCAGCCCGCAGGATGAACAGGCTTCGGTACGCCTGGAAATCTCCCCTGATGCTGCGCCCGATATTAAGCAGGCACTCAGTGGTATCGGGTTGCTCGACTCGCGCTTCGGATGGGGGGAATTACCTGAGGAGGGCGTAGTGCTGGTTACCGGGCCGCAGGCGTATATCGATCTGATCCGTAATTTCAGCCAGCAGCGGGAAAAGCAGGACGAACGGCGCAAGGTGATGATTTTCCCGCTGCGCTATGCCTCGGTATCTGATCGGACGCTGCAATACCGCGATCAAAAAGTCACGATCCCCGGTGTCGCGACCATCCTTAATGAACTGATGGATGGTCAGCGTGCGGCACCCGCGGGAGCCTCCGGGCCGATGCCCGTGCAGCCTGATACGGGAATGGAAGCGATGCGGGACAGCACGCGTTCGCTGATGACTCGACTGGCAACCCGCAATAGCCCGGGGCGCAGCGGTGAGGCGTCAGGCCGCGTGACGCTAAGCGGCAAGATTTCTGCCGATGTACGCAATAATGCGCTGTTGATTCGGGATGATGAAAAACGCCGTGCAGAGTATCAGCAGCTCGTCGAGCATATCGACGTACCGCAAAATCTGGTCAACATTGATGCCATTATTCTGGATGTGGATCGTACCGCGCTGTCGCGGCTGGAAGCGAACTGGCAGGCGCAGCTCGGCAATGTGAGTGCGGGCAGCACCATGATGATGGGGCGGAGTACCCTGTTTGTCAGCGATTTCAAACGTTTCTTCGCCGATATTCAGGCATTGGAGGGAGAAGGTACCGCCTCTATTGTCGCCAACCCTTCCGTATTGACGCTGGAAAACCAGCCCGCGATTGTCGACTTCAGCCGGACGGCATTTATTACGGCAACGGGCGAGCGCGTCGCGGACATTCAACCAGTGACGGCGGGGACTAGTCTGCAAGTGACGCCGCGAGTGATCGGTGAAGGCGCGCAGCGCAGTATCCAACTGGTTATCGACATCGAAGACGGTCAGGTCGAGACGGGGCGTGAAGGTGAGGCATCGGGCGTGAAGCGTGGCACCGTCAGCACGCAGGCACTGATTGGCGAGAACCGTGCGCTGGTTTTGGGCGGTTTTCACGTTGAGGAGAGCGGTGACCGCGATCGCCGTATTCCGATCCTCGGGGATATTCCACTACTGGGAAAACTGTTTACCTCGACGCGTCATGAAGTCTCGCGCCGTGAGCGCCTGTTTATTCTTACGCCGCATCTGGTCGGCGATCAAACCGATCCCACACGCTATGTTTCCTCTGCCAATCGTCAGCAGTTGAATGGCGCCATGAACCGCGTGGCGCAGCGTAACGGCAAAACAGATCTCTATAGCCTGATTGAAAGCGCGTTTCGCGATCTTGCCAGCCGTCAACTTCCTGCCGGGTTTCAGGCCGACAGCAAAGGTGCGCGATTGGGAGAGGTGTGCCGCTCACAGCCGGGCCTGATCTATGACAGTTCGCGCTATCAGTGGTACGGCAACGGTCAGGTACGCCTGAGTGTCGGCGTGGTGCGTAACGGCGGTACTCAGCCGCAACGTTTTGATGAAGCAGCCTGCGCCAGCAGTCGTACGCTGGCGGTGGCTGTGTGGCCGAAAACGACGCTGGCACCGGGGGAGTCCAGTGAGGTTTTTCTTGCCTTGCAGCCTGCGCTAACGCCCCAGCCAACCCGGCGTAACGTGCTGATATCTCAGTAG
- the hrpT gene encoding HrpT family type III secretion system protein, whose product MNHKALSVALIALLLSACNAPRQVANCASVTCRPQPETHQLVIWWQPDLRNGPADYSRVNVDE is encoded by the coding sequence ATGAACCATAAAGCACTGTCAGTGGCGCTGATAGCACTTCTGTTGAGCGCCTGTAATGCACCACGGCAGGTGGCCAACTGCGCCTCGGTCACCTGTCGCCCACAGCCGGAAACGCACCAGCTTGTCATCTGGTGGCAACCTGATTTACGCAACGGCCCAGCGGATTACAGCAGGGTAAATGTAGATGAGTGA
- a CDS encoding harpin HrpZ family protein: MLNSLGGGASLQITIKAGGNGGLFQSQSSQNGASPSQSAFGGQRSNIAEQLSDIMTTMLFMGSMMGGGMGGSLGGLGSSLGSLGGGLLGQGLAGGLGSSLGSGLDSELGGGLGGALGAGMNAMNPSAMMGSLLFSALEDLLGGGMSQQQGGLFGNKQPTSPEISAYTKGVNDALSAILGNGLSQAQGQNSPLQLGNNGLQGLSGAGAFNQLGNTLGMSVGQKAGLQELNNISTHNDSPTRYFVDKEDRKMAKEIGQFMDQYPEVFGKPEYQKDNWQTAKQDDKSWAKALSKPDDDGMTKGSMDKFMKAVGMIKSAVAGDTGNTNLNARGNGGASLGIDASMIGDRIVNMGLKKLAD, encoded by the coding sequence ATGCTTAATTCTCTTGGTGGCGGAGCTTCTCTGCAAATAACAATCAAGGCGGGCGGTAACGGCGGTTTATTTCAATCTCAGTCTTCACAAAATGGTGCATCGCCGTCGCAGTCGGCATTTGGTGGCCAGCGTAGCAATATCGCAGAACAACTGTCCGATATCATGACGACCATGCTGTTCATGGGTAGCATGATGGGCGGCGGTATGGGCGGTAGTCTTGGCGGGTTGGGTAGTAGCTTAGGCAGCTTGGGCGGTGGTTTACTGGGACAGGGTTTGGCCGGAGGTCTTGGCAGTAGCCTTGGCAGTGGTCTGGATAGCGAGCTCGGTGGTGGATTGGGTGGTGCGCTGGGCGCGGGTATGAATGCCATGAATCCATCAGCCATGATGGGCAGCCTGCTATTTAGCGCGCTGGAAGATCTGCTGGGTGGCGGTATGTCGCAACAGCAGGGGGGGCTTTTCGGTAACAAACAGCCGACGTCCCCGGAAATTTCAGCGTATACCAAAGGCGTTAACGATGCGCTGTCCGCGATTTTGGGTAACGGCCTGAGTCAGGCTCAAGGACAAAATTCACCTCTGCAACTGGGTAACAATGGCCTGCAAGGTTTGAGCGGCGCAGGCGCATTCAATCAACTGGGCAATACGCTGGGGATGAGCGTTGGGCAAAAAGCGGGCTTGCAGGAACTGAACAACATCAGCACCCATAATGACAGCCCGACGCGTTATTTCGTCGATAAAGAAGACCGTAAGATGGCAAAAGAGATTGGCCAGTTTATGGATCAATACCCTGAAGTCTTCGGCAAACCGGAATACCAGAAAGATAACTGGCAGACGGCGAAGCAGGATGACAAATCCTGGGCTAAGGCGCTGAGCAAGCCGGATGACGACGGCATGACCAAAGGCAGCATGGATAAATTCATGAAGGCTGTTGGCATGATTAAGAGCGCAGTAGCGGGTGACACCGGTAATACTAACCTAAATGCTCGTGGCAACGGCGGTGCCTCTCTGGGTATTGATGCATCTATGATCGGTGACCGCATTGTCAATATGGGGTTGAAGAAGCTCGCTGATTAA
- a CDS encoding pectate lyase — translation MADMTITLSIQPGAGLSSTGLNSPLSGSNSGGAPRSAQQDNQLMEALDTLLSALLPNSQGNTPSSTDGSPLGQAGAGNGGSSALGQNGSPADMLMKLLETLIQGKNGQEAGNPFASGSSGATGGNSGTSPLTGSSGTGDAGSAQNPEDLSRSLLQDSAGSALDNAISPTADGGGQLSTNDLLKALLELIGNLMDSQKGEFGQPQGSGQSQGSGSPSVGVPQASSGGNGGSPTAPSAPSGGASPAAPSAPVGGSGGVSPGASPAASTAGAGPVSFPTASGNATVVNDTIKVGPGEVFDGGGKTFTAGSKLGDGGQAEGQKPLFELAPGATLKNVVFGDNAADGVHVRGDAKIDNVHWTNVGEDALTVKSNGGKPANVEITNSSAQGASDKIFQLNADANLTIDNFKAKDFGTFVRTNGGQQGNWNLNLSNIDAENGKFSFVKSDSEGLNVKGSNINLTNVNNHYKVPDSANLQVN, via the coding sequence ATGGCTGATATGACGATTACGCTCAGCATACAACCCGGCGCAGGCCTGTCCTCGACAGGGCTGAATTCCCCTCTATCAGGCAGCAACAGCGGGGGAGCGCCACGTTCTGCACAGCAAGATAATCAACTGATGGAGGCGCTGGACACGTTGTTGAGTGCCCTTCTGCCCAATTCACAAGGTAATACGCCATCATCAACAGACGGCAGTCCGCTGGGGCAAGCTGGTGCAGGCAATGGGGGAAGTTCGGCATTAGGTCAAAACGGCAGCCCTGCCGATATGCTGATGAAGCTGTTAGAAACCCTGATTCAGGGCAAAAATGGTCAAGAAGCGGGGAACCCGTTCGCTTCGGGTTCGTCTGGCGCGACGGGTGGCAACAGCGGTACATCACCGCTGACGGGGTCATCCGGCACCGGCGACGCAGGCAGTGCGCAAAATCCAGAAGATCTGAGCCGTTCCCTGCTGCAAGATTCAGCAGGCAGCGCATTAGACAATGCCATCAGTCCAACAGCCGATGGCGGAGGTCAATTGAGTACCAACGATCTGTTAAAAGCGCTGCTGGAATTGATCGGCAATTTGATGGATTCACAGAAAGGTGAATTCGGCCAGCCGCAAGGTAGTGGCCAGTCACAAGGTAGCGGTTCGCCATCAGTGGGAGTGCCTCAGGCATCCTCCGGTGGTAACGGCGGATCGCCAACTGCACCATCAGCGCCTTCTGGCGGCGCTTCACCTGCTGCACCTTCCGCACCTGTCGGTGGGAGCGGCGGCGTATCACCAGGAGCGTCACCCGCAGCCTCAACCGCGGGGGCTGGTCCGGTATCCTTCCCTACTGCCAGCGGTAATGCCACTGTAGTAAACGACACCATCAAAGTCGGCCCCGGTGAGGTTTTTGATGGCGGCGGCAAAACCTTTACCGCGGGCAGCAAGTTAGGTGACGGCGGCCAGGCTGAAGGCCAGAAACCGCTGTTTGAACTGGCGCCGGGCGCAACGCTGAAAAACGTGGTGTTTGGTGATAATGCGGCGGACGGCGTGCACGTTCGTGGCGATGCCAAAATTGATAACGTGCACTGGACCAATGTAGGTGAAGATGCGCTGACGGTGAAATCGAACGGCGGTAAACCTGCCAACGTTGAAATCACCAATAGCAGTGCTCAGGGCGCTTCCGATAAGATCTTCCAGTTGAACGCCGATGCCAACCTGACTATCGATAATTTCAAAGCGAAAGATTTCGGTACGTTCGTGCGCACCAACGGCGGACAGCAGGGCAACTGGAATTTGAACCTGAGCAACATTGACGCAGAAAACGGCAAGTTTTCGTTCGTGAAAAGCGACAGCGAAGGGTTGAACGTCAAAGGCAGCAATATCAACCTGACGAATGTCAATAATCACTACAAAGTGCCCGACTCTGCCAACTTACAGGTGAATTAA
- a CDS encoding AvrE-family type 3 secretion system effector, producing the protein MSYSGGYDVSTYLTGKTSAQMTQNINSKHSFAPDVRASFGVSASLQMAQQNALNFTLSEEALPGFIDGLSSGTINPLALLDKGEQHSVKAGKTVSFNLDGNAALELRGGINLTEKGAAPTSATLRGSVGLTASANVLSATSSSSVAQGEKSTTYTESDKWRR; encoded by the coding sequence GTGAGCTATTCCGGTGGATATGACGTCAGTACATATCTGACAGGAAAAACCTCGGCGCAGATGACGCAAAACATTAACAGCAAACACAGCTTTGCGCCGGATGTCCGCGCCTCATTCGGCGTCTCCGCCAGCCTGCAAATGGCGCAGCAAAATGCCCTGAATTTTACCCTTAGTGAAGAGGCGCTTCCTGGCTTTATTGACGGGCTATCGAGCGGCACGATCAACCCGCTAGCCCTGCTGGACAAAGGGGAGCAGCACAGCGTGAAAGCGGGTAAAACGGTCAGCTTTAATCTGGATGGTAATGCGGCGCTGGAGCTGCGCGGTGGCATAAATCTGACGGAAAAAGGTGCCGCGCCAACCAGTGCCACATTACGCGGTTCTGTTGGCCTGACCGCAAGCGCCAACGTGCTGTCTGCCACCAGTTCATCGAGCGTCGCTCAAGGCGAGAAATCCACTACTTATACGGAGTCTGACAAATGGCGGCGATGA
- a CDS encoding CesT family type III secretion system chaperone produces MAAMKGCWLALDENSTLRLCTQHAAETLDEPSFTALLPAFIRQAKETRLLIRGLFGSWRLNAVDPPQPVDPRQ; encoded by the coding sequence ATGGCGGCGATGAAAGGGTGCTGGCTGGCGTTGGATGAAAATTCGACGCTACGTTTGTGCACGCAGCACGCAGCAGAAACTTTAGATGAACCAAGCTTTACGGCGCTGCTGCCTGCGTTTATCCGCCAGGCAAAAGAAACTCGCCTGCTGATTCGTGGGCTATTCGGCTCATGGCGGCTTAACGCTGTTGATCCGCCACAGCCTGTTGATCCACGGCAATAA
- a CDS encoding GntR family transcriptional regulator, whose amino-acid sequence MNYPIGQINHSYLGSSVYTMLREALITGQLKPDDRLRIRELAAQVGTSVTPVRDAILQLAKEQALVLKTPRDIRVPQLTDDQFKEIRTLRLALEGTGAERAAAHITPKMLGQIEENIRQNRLAIDEKNLREALRLNSEFHLFLAQAGRMPLLTQFIGSLWMRTGPLIAQAYAHFSVQMAIEHHEDVLAALRQHDAGAARQAIQSDILDGSETMLAFIAVDQQAVADQQR is encoded by the coding sequence GTGAATTATCCAATTGGGCAGATCAATCACAGCTATCTGGGTTCCAGCGTTTACACCATGCTGCGTGAGGCGTTAATTACCGGCCAACTTAAACCGGACGACCGCCTGAGAATACGGGAGCTTGCCGCACAGGTTGGCACCAGCGTAACGCCAGTAAGAGATGCAATCCTGCAACTAGCGAAAGAACAGGCTCTGGTACTCAAGACGCCGCGTGATATCCGCGTCCCACAATTAACCGACGATCAGTTTAAAGAAATTCGCACATTGCGACTGGCGCTGGAAGGCACTGGCGCGGAACGGGCTGCTGCACACATTACGCCGAAGATGCTGGGGCAGATTGAAGAAAATATTCGCCAGAACCGCCTGGCGATTGACGAAAAAAACCTACGCGAAGCGTTACGGTTGAATAGCGAGTTCCACCTGTTTCTGGCACAGGCAGGGCGTATGCCGCTGTTGACACAGTTTATCGGCAGTTTATGGATGCGCACCGGCCCGCTGATCGCGCAGGCCTATGCACATTTTTCCGTACAGATGGCTATCGAACATCATGAGGACGTTCTTGCTGCGCTACGACAGCACGATGCCGGCGCCGCTCGACAGGCCATCCAGTCTGATATTCTGGACGGCAGCGAAACTATGCTGGCCTTTATTGCCGTGGATCAACAGGCTGTGGCGGATCAACAGCGTTAA
- a CDS encoding tyrosine-type recombinase/integrase yields MAGILLTDSKIKGIKPKEQAYYVWQAAATRGTGRLGIKVYPSGRKVFVYKYHKDGARKFLSLGDYPHLSLADATAKALEAAANVSAPELVTFEHATVKQLFDDYIADQKRLDRRSYDKTENRLNQVLATGYISHNTPAKNVTPDQIKRVLADFIKRGALAGANKIRTNLHAVFNFGLFADNDPANINGKVKYGLDRNPVAVVPAQKGADKALDRFLSWDELAQLLRLLNVPDIACPINPDFSRLTRLCLHTGGQRPWELMTNTRDNWDKKGKTLTVPPHISKNGDYHVIALSPSAISILEEQERLYPDSEFIFPAATKEGHLLSAEFSKQLRKFCSKTEFSAFTPRDIRRTFKTLAGDMGISSEMRDIVQNHKRPGVSRKHYDRYDYLKEKREIIALWEEKLKSLV; encoded by the coding sequence ATGGCTGGAATACTGCTGACCGACAGCAAGATAAAAGGCATTAAACCAAAGGAACAGGCTTACTACGTTTGGCAGGCTGCGGCGACTCGTGGCACCGGCAGACTGGGTATAAAAGTTTACCCGTCTGGCCGTAAGGTTTTTGTGTACAAGTATCACAAAGATGGTGCCAGGAAGTTCTTGTCCCTGGGTGATTATCCCCATCTTTCACTGGCAGATGCAACAGCTAAAGCGCTGGAGGCTGCGGCTAATGTTTCCGCACCAGAGTTGGTGACTTTTGAGCACGCTACAGTGAAACAGCTATTTGATGATTACATTGCAGATCAGAAGAGGTTGGATCGCCGTTCATACGATAAGACTGAGAACAGGCTTAATCAGGTGTTGGCCACTGGATATATATCTCACAATACGCCAGCAAAGAATGTAACACCAGATCAAATAAAACGAGTTCTGGCGGATTTTATAAAACGTGGTGCGCTTGCCGGGGCGAATAAAATAAGAACCAATCTTCACGCCGTCTTTAATTTTGGTCTGTTTGCAGACAACGATCCGGCAAATATTAACGGGAAAGTAAAATACGGTTTAGATAGGAATCCGGTAGCTGTAGTTCCGGCACAGAAGGGCGCGGATAAGGCGCTTGACCGGTTTTTGTCGTGGGATGAACTGGCACAATTATTACGGCTGCTAAACGTCCCTGATATCGCATGTCCTATTAATCCTGATTTCTCCAGGCTAACCCGGTTATGTTTGCACACCGGAGGTCAGCGCCCCTGGGAACTTATGACAAATACCCGCGATAATTGGGATAAAAAAGGCAAGACATTAACGGTTCCGCCGCACATATCCAAGAATGGGGATTATCACGTTATTGCTCTAAGCCCGTCAGCTATAAGCATTCTTGAAGAACAAGAACGGCTATATCCAGACTCAGAATTTATCTTTCCTGCTGCGACGAAAGAAGGGCATTTGTTGTCAGCGGAATTCAGTAAGCAGCTTCGTAAATTCTGTAGCAAAACGGAGTTTTCAGCGTTTACGCCGAGGGATATCAGAAGGACGTTTAAAACGTTGGCAGGGGATATGGGAATCAGTTCGGAAATGCGTGATATCGTCCAGAATCATAAACGTCCGGGCGTATCACGCAAGCATTATGACAGATATGACTATTTGAAGGAAAAGCGCGAGATAATCGCGTTATGGGAAGAGAAGTTAAAATCTTTGGTATGA
- a CDS encoding helix-turn-helix transcriptional regulator, whose amino-acid sequence MATRYIGLKEMCKLTGKSHPTLWRMYAKKKEFPAPQKSASGTFLGWPESVYEAWVQQQSQN is encoded by the coding sequence ATGGCAACCAGATATATTGGGCTTAAAGAAATGTGTAAGTTGACTGGGAAAAGCCATCCAACACTTTGGCGCATGTATGCCAAAAAGAAGGAATTCCCAGCCCCACAAAAAAGCGCCAGCGGTACATTTCTCGGCTGGCCAGAATCCGTCTACGAAGCATGGGTTCAACAGCAATCACAAAATTGA
- a CDS encoding 3'-5' exonuclease gives MNHLMIDLETMGNNPQAPIVAIGAVFFEPKTGELGPDFYSPVTLQSSMHGGGVPNADTIIWWLKQSEEAREAICVKTPPLLVVLHELKQFVVTNSDPKYLRVWGNGAGFDNVILRESCKRECFGDIWQWFNDRDVRTIVELGREIGFDPKRDMPFDGERHNALADAVHQAKYVSAIYRRLLAPHQLAA, from the coding sequence ATGAACCACTTGATGATCGACCTCGAAACAATGGGGAATAACCCACAGGCCCCTATCGTTGCTATCGGAGCCGTTTTTTTTGAACCCAAAACCGGCGAGTTGGGACCGGATTTTTACAGCCCAGTAACGCTTCAAAGTTCCATGCATGGCGGCGGAGTTCCCAATGCAGACACAATCATTTGGTGGCTAAAACAGAGCGAAGAAGCAAGAGAGGCCATCTGCGTTAAAACTCCCCCGCTTCTTGTCGTATTGCATGAACTGAAACAGTTTGTTGTGACAAATAGCGACCCTAAATATCTACGAGTTTGGGGGAACGGTGCAGGGTTCGATAACGTCATTCTGCGTGAGTCGTGTAAGCGGGAATGCTTTGGTGATATCTGGCAATGGTTCAATGACCGTGATGTCAGAACCATTGTAGAACTGGGGCGGGAAATCGGGTTTGATCCGAAAAGGGATATGCCGTTTGACGGAGAGCGTCACAACGCGCTGGCCGACGCTGTACATCAGGCCAAATATGTTTCTGCAATTTACCGGCGTTTGCTTGCGCCCCACCAGCTTGCCGCATGA